From a single Phocoena sinus isolate mPhoSin1 chromosome 1, mPhoSin1.pri, whole genome shotgun sequence genomic region:
- the SVBP gene encoding small vasohibin-binding protein — protein sequence MDPPARKEKTKVKEAVSRVEKAKQKSAQQELKQRQRAEIYALNRVMTELEQQQFDEFCKQMQPPGE from the exons ATGGATCCACCTGCACGTAAAGAAAAAACCAAAGTTAAAGAGGCTGTCAGCAGAGTTGAGAAGGCCAAGCAGAAATCAGCCCAGCAGGAGCTGAAGCAAAGACAGAGAGCAGAG ATCTATGCCCTCAACAGAGTCATGACAGAACTGGAGCAGCAGCAGTTTGATGAGTTCTGTAAACAGATGCAGCCTCCTGGAGAGTGA